In Hermetia illucens chromosome 1, iHerIll2.2.curated.20191125, whole genome shotgun sequence, one genomic interval encodes:
- the LOC119647924 gene encoding uncharacterized protein LOC119647924 isoform X2, protein MKMGSHLWLFLLGVSFALVIAQNTNKIDDDEIDRSKPMAFNPMYNKMLPLHKLGLETEKPMTETAPPTSEIKATTKVPSKIEEPKIQKIIRVNATKAPDTSKTTNFDTAYNYAEDDDELYDEDYYEYDESNEVNSTTPAPSTANTNKKTKTKGELHLIKGNEMDDVEEVPIKSENHIEDVDEKEDVIFSENVPCPRDCVCNRNLNSYLVATCNRLDADIQKFGSDITDLVVVDVRPKFPIILGPDFFVKVGLKHVSSVKIVNCTVEYIHPTAFQGLNELYSVNLTNVGLTNLHPDTFATNKGLRLLTISGNDLNFMTKKDTPYGRYMLKAPSVEELDLSNNNLRELLPTAFTQLENVVFINLAHNFLKALPEGLFDSVETIEELDLSFNSISFLPPYIFNRTALAILNLMYNEISNDLSFGTPDLERLDLSYCSIKHINNMMFSKMDGLIDLKLKGNSIRKIQPEAFISMRQLAHIDLSFNDLEQVSSLMFFKNSELEKIKLNDNPRLSQLPPDGFQVYTKHFNKVEYFDVSNCAIGAIGHNTFSTMPELVTLKMAWNNINNLDRGTFTALSRLVKLDLSNNLIIKLDELIFSRNHELSSINLAGNPIRRISAMHFSTINKLQELDVSECELSQLLSDPNYEAFKNFRFFSTLRSFNASSNSIRRISRNDVKWFKSLKSFDITFNPLKCNEDFLDLMTWLGKKGIVSGKVRMSESLDDSFAIASDAAQTWDQLAKEVCKHESHPEIQPRKEVPEVKVETPVEQPQKNDKKETEDAKKNDTEFNEDDADEDEDDEDEADDEDDDDENEEDDSEYDYDEDDDENVDQDAKDKKPIITDKGFIADEINVIKETEDKILRDKLLNKEEIVIERGTIYYSDYSFFWPILIMVSTAIIILIVVGKVVSCVMRKRGERYRQAILASKNNFVYKKLSEDIVTPQTPKVHRYAPINQV, encoded by the exons AT gAAAATGGGTAGCCATTTATGGCTATTTTTATTAGGTGTAAGTTTTGCATTAGTCATCGCACAGAACACAAACAAAATCGACgatgacgaaattgataggtCGAAGCCAATGGCATTTAATCCAATGTACAATAAAATGTTGCCACTCCATAAATTAGGATTGGAAACGGAGAAGCCAATGACGGAAACAGCACCACCAACAAGTGAAATTAAGGCGACAACCAAAGTACCCTCGAAAATTGAGGAACCGAA AATTCAGAAAATCATCAGAGTAAATGCTACAAAAGCTCCTGATACCTCAAAAACAACAAACTTTGATACTGCATACAACTATGCTGAGGATGATGATGAGCTATACGACGAAGATTATTACGAATACGACGAAAGTAACGAAGTTAACAGCACGACACCAGCTCCTAGCACAGCTAATACTAacaagaaaacgaaaacgaaaggAGAACTCCATTTGATTAAAGGAAACGAAATG GACGATGTGGAGGAAGTTCCAATTAAGAGCGAGAATCACATCGAAGACGTAGACGAAAAAGAGGACGTTATCTTCAGTGAAAATGTTCCTTGCCCTCGTGATTGCGTATGCAACCGCAACTTGAACAGCTACTTGGTTGCAACATGTAACAG GCTCGACGCTGATATTCAGAAATTCGGTTCCGATATTACTGACCTCGTCGTTGTTGATGTCCGCCCGAAATTCCCGATCATATTGGGACCAGACTTCTTTGTTAAAGTTGGTTTGAAGCATGTGTCATCCGTCAAAATCGTTAACTGCACCGTGGAATATATCCATCCAACTGCATTCCAAGGATTGAATGAACTGTACTCAGTCAATCTGACCAATGTCGGTCTAACTAACTTGCATCCTGACACTTTTGCTACCAATAAGGGTCTTCGTTTACTGACGATTTCTGGAAATGATTTGAACTTTATGACCAAGAAAGACACACCTTACGGCCGCTACATGCTAAAG gCGCCAAGTGTAGAAGAATTAGATCTGTCCAATAACAATTTGCGTGAATTGCTCCCAACAGCATTCACTCAACTCGAAAATGTGGTCTTCATCAATTTGGCTCACAATTTCCTTAAAGCTTTGCCTGAAGGTCTTTTCGATTCGgtggaaaccattgaagagttGGATTTGTCATTTAATTCGATTAGCTTCCTGCCCCCGTATATCTTCAACCGAACTGCCTTGGCTATACTGAACCTTATGTACAATGAAATTTCCAACGATTTGAGTTTCGGAACTCCAGATTTGGAACGACTGGATTTGAGCTACTGCTCAATTAAGCATATTAATAACATGATGTTCAGCAAAATGGACGGATTGATTGACCTTAAGTTGAAGGGTAACTCCATCCGCAAGATCCAACCCGAAGCATTCATTTCCATGAGGCAGCTGGCTCACATTGACCTTTCATTCAATGACTTGGAACAAGTTTCGAGTCTTATGTTCTTTAAGAATTCAGAGCTTGAGAAGATTAAATTGAATGACAACCCAAGATTGAGCCAACTTCCTCCAGATGGATTCCAGGTATACACCAAGCACTTCAACAAGGTGGAATACTTTGATGTCTCGAACTGCGCCATTGGAGCCATTGGTCATAACACATTCTCAACAATGCCTGAATTAGTCACTTTGAAGATGGCATGGAATAACATCAACAACCTGGATCGTGGCACCTTTACCGCATTGAGCCGATTGGTCAAATTAGATCTGAGCAACAACTTAATCATCAAGCTTGACGAACTTATCTTCTCCAGAAACCACGAACTTTCGTCTATTAACCTTGCGGGCAATCCTATCAGGAGGATCAGTGCCATGCACTTCTCCACCATCAACAAGCTCCAAGAGCTCGACGTCAGCGAATGCGAATTAAGCCAATTGCTCAGCGATCCAAACTACGAAGCCTTCAAGAACTTCAGATTCTTCTCAACTCTTCGATCGTTCAATGCATCCAGCAATAGCATCAGGAGGATTTCCCGAAACGATGTGAAATGGTTCAAGAGCCTCAAATCCTTTGACATCACATTCAATCCATTGAAATGCAATGAAGACTTCCTGGACTTGATGACTTGGTTAGGCAAGAAGGGTATCGTTTCTGGAAAGGTTCGTATGAGTGAATCACTTGACGATTCATTTGCCATTGCATCTGATGCTGCCCAGACCTGGGATCAATTGGCAAAGGAAGTATGCAAACACGAGAGTCATCCAGAAATTCAACCAAGGAAGGAAGTGCCTGAAGTAAAGGTTGAAACTCCTGTTGAACAACCACAGAAGAATGATAAGAAGGAAACCGAGGATGCGAAGAAGAATGACACTGAGTTCAATGAAGACGATGctgatgaagacgaagatgatgAGGACGAGGCTGATGATGAggacgatgatgatgagaacGAAGAAGATGACAGTGAATATGACTACGATGAAGATGATGACGAGAATGTTGACCAAGATGCTAAGGACAAGAAGCCTATCATCACCGATAAAGGATTTATTGCTGATGAAATCAACGTGATTAAGGAGACTGAGGATAAGATTTTGCGAG ATAAATTGctgaacaaggaagagatcgtcATCGAGCGCGGCACTATCTACTACTCGGACTACTCCTTCTTCTGGCCGATTTTGATCATGGTCTCCACTGCAATTATCATCCTGATTGTCGTCGGCAAGGTCGTATCCTGTGTGATGCGAAAACGTGGTGAACGCTACCGACAGGCTATCCTTGCATCAAAGAATAATTTCGTCTacaagaaattatcggaggacaTTGTCACTCCGCAAACTCCAAAAGTCCATCGATATGCCCCCATTAATCAAGTTTAA
- the LOC119647924 gene encoding uncharacterized protein LOC119647924 isoform X1, producing MKMGSHLWLFLLGVSFALVIAQNTNKIDDDEIDRSKPMAFNPMYNKMLPLHKLGLETEKPMTETAPPTSEIKATTKVPSKIEEPKIQKIIRVNATKAPDTSKTTNFDTAYNYAEDDDELYDEDYYEYDESNEVNSTTPAPSTANTNKKTKTKGELHLIKGNEMDDVEEVPIKSENHIEDVDEKEDVIFSENVPCPRDCVCNRNLNSYLVATCNRLDADIQKFGSDITDLVVVDVRPKFPIILGPDFFVKVGLKHVSSVKIVNCTVEYIHPTAFQGLNELYSVNLTNVGLTNLHPDTFATNKGLRLLTISGNDLNFMTKKDTPYGRYMLKAPSVEELDLSNNNLRELLPTAFTQLENVVFINLAHNFLKALPEGLFDSVETIEELDLSFNSISFLPPYIFNRTALAILNLMYNEISNDLSFGTPDLERLDLSYCSIKHINNMMFSKMDGLIDLKLKGNSIRKIQPEAFISMRQLAHIDLSFNDLEQVSSLMFFKNSELEKIKLNDNPRLSQLPPDGFQVYTKHFNKVEYFDVSNCAIGAIGHNTFSTMPELVTLKMAWNNINNLDRGTFTALSRLVKLDLSNNLIIKLDELIFSRNHELSSINLAGNPIRRISAMHFSTINKLQELDVSECELSQLLSDPNYEAFKNFRFFSTLRSFNASSNSIRRISRNDVKWFKSLKSFDITFNPLKCNEDFLDLMTWLGKKGIVSGKVRMSESLDDSFAIASDAAQTWDQLAKEVCKHESHPEIQPRKEVPEVKVETPVEQPQKNDKKETEDAKKNDTEFNEDDADEDEDDEDEADDEDDDDENEEDDSEYDYDEDDDENVDQDAKDKKPIITDKGFIADEINVIKETEDKILRAVFTHNTSDKLLNKEEIVIERGTIYYSDYSFFWPILIMVSTAIIILIVVGKVVSCVMRKRGERYRQAILASKNNFVYKKLSEDIVTPQTPKVHRYAPINQV from the exons AT gAAAATGGGTAGCCATTTATGGCTATTTTTATTAGGTGTAAGTTTTGCATTAGTCATCGCACAGAACACAAACAAAATCGACgatgacgaaattgataggtCGAAGCCAATGGCATTTAATCCAATGTACAATAAAATGTTGCCACTCCATAAATTAGGATTGGAAACGGAGAAGCCAATGACGGAAACAGCACCACCAACAAGTGAAATTAAGGCGACAACCAAAGTACCCTCGAAAATTGAGGAACCGAA AATTCAGAAAATCATCAGAGTAAATGCTACAAAAGCTCCTGATACCTCAAAAACAACAAACTTTGATACTGCATACAACTATGCTGAGGATGATGATGAGCTATACGACGAAGATTATTACGAATACGACGAAAGTAACGAAGTTAACAGCACGACACCAGCTCCTAGCACAGCTAATACTAacaagaaaacgaaaacgaaaggAGAACTCCATTTGATTAAAGGAAACGAAATG GACGATGTGGAGGAAGTTCCAATTAAGAGCGAGAATCACATCGAAGACGTAGACGAAAAAGAGGACGTTATCTTCAGTGAAAATGTTCCTTGCCCTCGTGATTGCGTATGCAACCGCAACTTGAACAGCTACTTGGTTGCAACATGTAACAG GCTCGACGCTGATATTCAGAAATTCGGTTCCGATATTACTGACCTCGTCGTTGTTGATGTCCGCCCGAAATTCCCGATCATATTGGGACCAGACTTCTTTGTTAAAGTTGGTTTGAAGCATGTGTCATCCGTCAAAATCGTTAACTGCACCGTGGAATATATCCATCCAACTGCATTCCAAGGATTGAATGAACTGTACTCAGTCAATCTGACCAATGTCGGTCTAACTAACTTGCATCCTGACACTTTTGCTACCAATAAGGGTCTTCGTTTACTGACGATTTCTGGAAATGATTTGAACTTTATGACCAAGAAAGACACACCTTACGGCCGCTACATGCTAAAG gCGCCAAGTGTAGAAGAATTAGATCTGTCCAATAACAATTTGCGTGAATTGCTCCCAACAGCATTCACTCAACTCGAAAATGTGGTCTTCATCAATTTGGCTCACAATTTCCTTAAAGCTTTGCCTGAAGGTCTTTTCGATTCGgtggaaaccattgaagagttGGATTTGTCATTTAATTCGATTAGCTTCCTGCCCCCGTATATCTTCAACCGAACTGCCTTGGCTATACTGAACCTTATGTACAATGAAATTTCCAACGATTTGAGTTTCGGAACTCCAGATTTGGAACGACTGGATTTGAGCTACTGCTCAATTAAGCATATTAATAACATGATGTTCAGCAAAATGGACGGATTGATTGACCTTAAGTTGAAGGGTAACTCCATCCGCAAGATCCAACCCGAAGCATTCATTTCCATGAGGCAGCTGGCTCACATTGACCTTTCATTCAATGACTTGGAACAAGTTTCGAGTCTTATGTTCTTTAAGAATTCAGAGCTTGAGAAGATTAAATTGAATGACAACCCAAGATTGAGCCAACTTCCTCCAGATGGATTCCAGGTATACACCAAGCACTTCAACAAGGTGGAATACTTTGATGTCTCGAACTGCGCCATTGGAGCCATTGGTCATAACACATTCTCAACAATGCCTGAATTAGTCACTTTGAAGATGGCATGGAATAACATCAACAACCTGGATCGTGGCACCTTTACCGCATTGAGCCGATTGGTCAAATTAGATCTGAGCAACAACTTAATCATCAAGCTTGACGAACTTATCTTCTCCAGAAACCACGAACTTTCGTCTATTAACCTTGCGGGCAATCCTATCAGGAGGATCAGTGCCATGCACTTCTCCACCATCAACAAGCTCCAAGAGCTCGACGTCAGCGAATGCGAATTAAGCCAATTGCTCAGCGATCCAAACTACGAAGCCTTCAAGAACTTCAGATTCTTCTCAACTCTTCGATCGTTCAATGCATCCAGCAATAGCATCAGGAGGATTTCCCGAAACGATGTGAAATGGTTCAAGAGCCTCAAATCCTTTGACATCACATTCAATCCATTGAAATGCAATGAAGACTTCCTGGACTTGATGACTTGGTTAGGCAAGAAGGGTATCGTTTCTGGAAAGGTTCGTATGAGTGAATCACTTGACGATTCATTTGCCATTGCATCTGATGCTGCCCAGACCTGGGATCAATTGGCAAAGGAAGTATGCAAACACGAGAGTCATCCAGAAATTCAACCAAGGAAGGAAGTGCCTGAAGTAAAGGTTGAAACTCCTGTTGAACAACCACAGAAGAATGATAAGAAGGAAACCGAGGATGCGAAGAAGAATGACACTGAGTTCAATGAAGACGATGctgatgaagacgaagatgatgAGGACGAGGCTGATGATGAggacgatgatgatgagaacGAAGAAGATGACAGTGAATATGACTACGATGAAGATGATGACGAGAATGTTGACCAAGATGCTAAGGACAAGAAGCCTATCATCACCGATAAAGGATTTATTGCTGATGAAATCAACGTGATTAAGGAGACTGAGGATAAGATTTTGCGAG CCGTCTTTACTCACAATACTTCAGATAAATTGctgaacaaggaagagatcgtcATCGAGCGCGGCACTATCTACTACTCGGACTACTCCTTCTTCTGGCCGATTTTGATCATGGTCTCCACTGCAATTATCATCCTGATTGTCGTCGGCAAGGTCGTATCCTGTGTGATGCGAAAACGTGGTGAACGCTACCGACAGGCTATCCTTGCATCAAAGAATAATTTCGTCTacaagaaattatcggaggacaTTGTCACTCCGCAAACTCCAAAAGTCCATCGATATGCCCCCATTAATCAAGTTTAA